The Carassius gibelio isolate Cgi1373 ecotype wild population from Czech Republic chromosome B22, carGib1.2-hapl.c, whole genome shotgun sequence genome window below encodes:
- the LOC127988586 gene encoding mimecan-like, with protein sequence MGTRQRMLVSAVIFASWVLSASGAHYHTHRHHRLQDVALTEETDVRAQRNKRALLPADTPDDSTPLPPGGDPSDLPTCLLCVCLTGSVYCEEVDPDMTSVPTLPKETNYLYARYNKIKKITAKDFGDIVTLKRIDFTGNIISEIEDGAFAKLTMLEELSLAENQLVKLPMLPAKLVSFNANHNKLRTKGIKSNAFKKLSKLAHLYLAHNELEAVPLIPETVRTLHVQNNNISSVTPDTFCKSNNTYYIRPNMNEIRMDGNPVILGQYPTSFICLQSLPIGRYQ encoded by the exons ATGGGGACGAGGCAGCGAATGCTCGTATCAGCAGTCATATTTGCATCCTGGGTGCTCTCAGCATCTGGTGCACACTATCACACTCACAGGCATCACAGACTGCAGGATGTAGCACTTACTGAGGAAACCGATGTGAGGGCACAGAGGAATAAg AGAGCCCTTCTGCCTGCCGACACCCCTGATGACTCTACCCCATTGCCGCCTGGAGGAGACCCTTCAG ACCTTCCAACTTGTCTACTGTGTGTGTGCCTAACTGGATCTGTCTACTGCGAGGAGGTCGACCCAGATATGACATCGGTGCCTACTCTGCCAAAGGAGACAAACTACCTCTACGCTCGGTACAACAAGATAAAAAAGATAACAGCCAAAGATTTCGGAGATATCG TGACTCTGAAGAGAATCGACTTCACTGGAAACATCATTTCTGAGATTGAAGATGGCGCATTTGCTAAGCTTACCATGCTAGAGGAGCTCTCGCTAGCCGAAAACCAGCTGGTCAAGTTACCAATGCTTCCGGCCAAATTAGTCTCCTTCAATGCTAATCACAACAAACTGAGGACCAAAGGAATCAAGTCAAACGCTTTCAAG AAATTAAGCAAACTGGCACATCTGTATCTTGCTCATAATGAACTGGAGGCCGTTCCTCTCATTCCAGAGACTGTCCGCACACTTCACGTTCAG AACAATAACATTTCAAGCGTGACCCCGGACACCTTCTGCAAAAGTAACAACACGTACTACATCCGCCCCAACATGAACGAGATCCGTATGGATGGAAATCCCGTCATCCTTGGCCAGTACCCCACCAGTTTCATATGCCTGCAGTCTCTGCCAATTGGGCGATACCAATGA
- the omd gene encoding LOW QUALITY PROTEIN: osteomodulin (The sequence of the model RefSeq protein was modified relative to this genomic sequence to represent the inferred CDS: deleted 2 bases in 2 codons; substituted 3 bases at 3 genomic stop codons), giving the protein MLLRGKPQTSVSAYPIAMYCNQNPKAIIPNIPRHIRHLYIQHNDIEETTSKPFINATSLREINLNYNKIQSSKVDKDVFSVLLQLHLQHNNLEDIPTPLPKTLKRLHLGFNKISKMPADATRKLMKFTVLDLCSNRLTDASIKXKILSGMKSLMQINMCNNKLKSMPADLPESIQQIXLENNSIASIPEGYSKKTPNLLSLRMSHNKLKSIAYSAFNLSKLMELKLGHNQLSNPFFVPRTLEYLYLNHNDFKDLNISLMCPSLDLGNPTMLTYIRLDNNKLRGPVDYCAYRCFPRLXMIFYGNQRKDDEEDSET; this is encoded by the exons ATGCTGCTGCGGGGGAAACCACAGA CGAGTGTTTCTGCCTATCCTATTGCCATGTATTGCAACCAAAACCCCAAGGCGATT ATTCCCAACATCCCTAGACACATCCGCCACTTGTACATCCAGCATAATGACATAGAAGAGACAACTTCAAAGCCTTTCATCAATGCCACGTCCCTGAGGGAAATCAACCTCAACTACAACAAGATCCAATCATCTAAGGTGGATAAAGATGTCTTTAGTGTACTCCTTCAGTTACACCTTCAGCATAATAATCTGGAAGACATTCCTACTCCTCTGCCAAAAACTCTTAAGAGGCTTCATCTCGGCTTTAATAAAATTTCAAAGATGCCAGCTGACGCCACACGCAAGCTTATGAAATTTACAGTGCTGGATTTGTGCAGCAACAGACTAACAGATGCAAGTATTAAATGAAAGATCCTATCTGGCATGAAGAGCCTCATGCAAATCAACATGTGCAACAATAAGCTCAAGTCTATGCCAGCAGACCTTCCAGAATCGATCCAACAGATATAGCTGGAAAACAACTCAATCGCCTCCATACCGGAGGGCTACTCTAAGAAGACTCCTAATCTTTTATCTCTTCGCATGTCGCACAATAAACTCAAATCGATTGCATACAGTGCCTTTAACCTGTCCAAACTGATGGAGCTC AAATTGGGCCATAACCAGCTCTCCAACCCGTTTTTTGTTCCCAGGACCTTGGAATATCTTTATCTAAACCACAATGACTTTAAAG ATCTGAATATCTCTCTGATGTGTCCATCACTGGATCTTGGGAACCCTACGATGCTGACCTATATACGTCTCGACAACAATAAGCTGAGAGGACCAGTAGACTACTGTGCTTACAGATGTTTCCCAAGGCTGTAAATGATATTTTATGGAAACCAAAGAAAGGACGATGAAGAGGACTCAGAAACTTAA